The bacterium sequence AAGCGGGAAGGTACCTCCCCCCAAATAGGCTCCGCACCCGATGGCGGGCAAACCTGATGGATTCTTATAATGGATTGTATCAATATCAAAGAGAGGAGGATCCTCGAATGAGGAGTGACTCGCAGGTCAAACAGGATGTGGAAGAGGAACTCAAGTGGGAGCCGGTTCTGCATCCGGAGGCTATCAGAGTCGCGGTCAAGGACGGTAAAGTCACCCTCACCGGCTATGTGGATAGTTACGCGGAGAGGCTGTCCGCGGAGGACGCCGCAAGGAAGCTCTGGGACGTCAAAGGTGTGGTTGATGAGATCGAGGTCCGGCTGCATCCCTCCTACGAGCGGGCGGATGCTGAGATCGTGCGAGCAGTGGAAAATGCGCTGGCTTGGAACATCCGGGTGCCGACAGATCGTATCAAGGTGACTGCGGAGCATGGATGGGTGACCCTGAAAGGCCAAGTGGACTGGCACTTCCAGAGGCTAGCAGCTTGGGAAACCGTACGACATATGTCGGGAGTTCGGGGAGTCAGCAATGAAATCACCATCCGGCCATCGGTAACCCCAGCTGAGGTGAAGGCGAAGATCGAAGCGGCCCACCAGCGCAATGCGATTCTTGACGCAAAGCGGATCAAGGTCACCACCTCTGGGGGCAAGGTCACGCTGACCGGCACTGTCCGCTCCTGGAGGGAATTGCAAGAGGCCGAGGACGGTGCGTGGGCTGCGCCTGGAGTCACAGAAGTCCAGAATCTGCTTGTGGTGACCGGTTTCTAAGGGTGGACCGCGATTCGTAAGCTGGACAGATGCTGCAACTGGAATGATGCGGGGGAGTTGGACGATTCTGACCGTGCTTTCCCGAACGGTCAAGAAATCGTGGCCACTAATCGTGAGCAGATGGAAGAGGCCGACCGGGTCTCCGAGGATGCTTGGAGTCCCACCGACGCGCCTGGATTGCGCAACCTCAAAGAAAGCTTTGTTTCCCTGGCGGCGGGTCAAGTTTAGAGCAATCGACATTCTTCCGGATCGCCGTCATGTCCTTTTCGTCCTAGAAGACCTTTGGACCGAACGAAAGATCCTGAGGGGATCAGGGAGAGAGGAGGTGACACGATGGAAGTGATACGAGACCAGATTGTTCGGTCAAGCCCCACCATCATC is a genomic window containing:
- a CDS encoding BON domain-containing protein, with product MRSDSQVKQDVEEELKWEPVLHPEAIRVAVKDGKVTLTGYVDSYAERLSAEDAARKLWDVKGVVDEIEVRLHPSYERADAEIVRAVENALAWNIRVPTDRIKVTAEHGWVTLKGQVDWHFQRLAAWETVRHMSGVRGVSNEITIRPSVTPAEVKAKIEAAHQRNAILDAKRIKVTTSGGKVTLTGTVRSWRELQEAEDGAWAAPGVTEVQNLLVVTGF